From a region of the Arachis ipaensis cultivar K30076 chromosome B09, Araip1.1, whole genome shotgun sequence genome:
- the LOC107617860 gene encoding spliceosome-associated protein 130 A produces MYLYSLTLQRPTGIVCAINGNFSGGKTQEIVVARGKVLDLLRPDDNGRIQTILSVEIFGAIRSLAQFRLTGAQKDYIVVGSDSGRIVILDYNKEKNVFDKIHQETFGKSGCRRIVPGQYLAIDPKGRAVMIGACEKQKLVYVLNRDTAARLTISSPLEAHKSHTLVYSICGVDCGFENPIFAAIELDYSEADQDSTGQAASEAQKHLTFYELDLGLNHVSRKWSEQVDNGANLLVTVPGGADGPSGVLVCAENFVIYKNQGQPDVRAVIPRRADLPAERGVLIVSAAMHKLKSMFFFLLQTEYGDIFKVTLEHDGDRVSELKIKYFDTIPVTASMCVLKSGFLFAASEFGNHALYQFKAIGDDDDVEASSATLMETEEGFQPVFFQPRRLKNLVRIDQVESLMPIMDMKVSNIFEEETPQIFTLCGRGPRSSLRILRTGLAVSEMAVSKLPGIPSAVWTVKKNVIDEFDAYIVVSFTNATLVLSIGETVEEVSDSGFLDTTPSLAVSLIGDDSLMQVHPNGIRHIREDGRINEWRTPGKRTISKVGSNRLQVVIALSGGELIYFEVDVTGQLMEVEKHEMSGDVACLDIAPVPEGRQRSRFLAVGSYDKTIRILSLDPDDCMQALSVQSVSSAPESLLFLEVQASIGGEDGADHPASLFLNAGLQNGVLFRTVVDMVTGQLSDSRSRFLGLRAPKLFPIIVRGKRAMLCLSSRPWLGYIHQGHFLLTPLSYETLEYAASFSSDQCVEGVVAVAGEALRIFTIERLGETFNETVIPLRYTPRKFVLQPKRKLLVMIESDQGALTAEEREAARKECFEAAQAGENGTGSADQMENGGEDEDKDDPLSDEHYGYPKAETDKWVSCIRVLDPRTGNTTCLLELQDNEAAFSVCTVNFHDKEYGTLLAVGTAKGLQFFPKMSLTAGFIHIYRFVEEGRSLELLHKTQVEGVPLALCQFQGRLLAGIGPVLRLYDLGKKRLLRKCENKLFPNSIVSIHAYRDRIYVGDIQESFHYCKYRRDENQLYIFADDCVPRWLTASYHIDFDTMAGADKFGNVYFVRLPQDVSDEIEEDPTGGRIKWEQGKLNGAPNKVEEIVQFHVGDVVSCLQKASLIPGGGECIVYGTVMGSIGALHAFTSRDDVDFFSHLEMHLRQDHPPLCGRDHMAYRSAYFPVKDVIDGDLCEQFPTLPMDLQKKIAEELDRTPGEIMKKLEEIRNKII; encoded by the exons ATGTACCTCTACAGTCTCACTCTCCAACGCCCCACCGGCATAGTCTGTGCCATTAACGGCAACTTCTCCGGCGGCAAGACCCAGGAAATCGTCGTTGCCAGAGGCAAAGTTCTCGACCTTCTTCGCCCTGATGACAACGGCAGGATCCAAACCATCCTCTCCGTCGAAATCTTCGGCGCCATTAGGTCCTTAGCTCAGTTCCGGCTTACCGGAGCTCAGAAGGACTACATCGTCGTAGGTTCCGATTCCGGTAGGATCGTAATCCTTGACTACAACAAGGAGAAAAACGTGTTCGATAAAATTCACCAAGAAACTTTCGGCAAATCTGGTTGCCGCCGCATCGTTCCGGGTCAGTACCTTGCCATAGATCCAAAAGGTAGGGCTGTAATGATTGGTGCTTGTGAGAAGCAGAAGCTTGTTTATGTGTTGAATAGGGACACTGCTGCTAGGTTAACTATTTCTTCGCCTTTAGAAGCTCACAAGTCACACACTCTAGTTTATTCCATTTGCGGTGTTGATTGTGGGTTTGAGAACCCTATATTTGCTGCCATAGAGTTGGATTACTCTGAGGCTGATCAGGATTCTACTGGCCAGGCTGCTAGTGAAGCTCAGAAGCATTTGACTTTTTATGAGCTTGATTTAGGGCTCAACCATGTTTCTAGGAAGTGGTCTGAACAGGTTGATAATGGCGCTAATTTGCTTGTCACTGTTCCTGGGGGTGCTGACGGCCCTAGCGGCGTGCTTGTTTGTGCCGAAAATTTTGTTATTTATAAGAATCAGGGGCAACCTGATGTTAGGGCTGTGATTCCTAGGCGTGCTGACTTGCCTGCTGAGCGTGGAGTACTTATTGTGTCGGCCGCTATGCATAAGCTGAAGTCCATGTTCTTTTTCCTTCTGCAGACTGAGTATGGAGATATTTTTAAGGTCACGTTGGAGCATGATGGTGACCGTGTCTCGGAATTGAAGATTAAGTATTTTGATACCATCCCTGTTACAGCTTCCATGTGTGTATTGAAGTCTGGGTTCTTGTTTGCAGCCTCAGAGTTTGGAAATCATGCTCTGTATCAGTTCAAGGCTATAGGAGATGACGACGATGTGGAGGCGTCATCTGCTACACTGATGGAAACTGAAGAAGGTTTTCAGCCGGTGTTTTTCCAGCCGAGGAGACTGAAAAACCTTGTTAGAATTGACCAGGTTGAGAGTTTAATGCCAATAATGGATATGAAGGTTAGTAATATCTTTGAAGAGGAAACTCCTCAAATTTTCACTCTTTGCGGCCGTGGTCCGCGTTCATCTTTGAGGATTTTGAGGACTGGTTTAGCGGTTAGTGAGATGGCAGTGTCAAAGCTTCCTGGTATACCTAGTGCTGTTTGGACTGTGAAGAAGAATGTCATTGATGAATTTGATGCATATATTGTCGTGTCATTCACAAACGCTACGCTTGTGCTTTCCATTGGTGAGACAGTTGAAGAAGTCAGTGACAGTGGGTTTCTTGATACAACTCCCTCCCTAGCCGTTTCTTTGATAGGTGACGATTCTCTCATGCAGGTTCACCCTAATGGTATTAGACATATTAGGGAGGATGGGCGTATTAATGAATGGAGAACTCCTGGAAAGAGAACAATTTCTAAAGTTGGATCAAATAGACTTCAGGTGGTTATTGCATTGAGTGGAGGGGAGCTTATCTATTTTGAAGTGGATGTAACAGGTCAGTTGATGGAAGTCGAGAAGCATGAAATGTCTGGAGATGTTGCTTGTTTGGACATTGCACCAGTACCTGAAGGCAGACAAAGATCCCGTTTTCTTGCAGTTGGTTCATATGACAAGACCATTCGTATCTTGTCATTGGATCCTGATGATTGTATGCAGGCCTTGAGTGTGCAAAGTGTCTCTTCAGCTCCAGAGTCTCTTCTTTTCCTTGAGGTTCAAGCATCGATTGGTGGTGAGGATGGTGCAGATCATCCTGCTAGCCTTTTCTTGAATGCTGGCTTGCAGAATGGTGTTTTGTTCAGAACTGTGGTTGACATGGTTACAGGTCAGCTTTCCGACTCTCGTTCCCGATTCTTAGGGTTGAGAGCCCCAAAGCTCTTCCCCATTATTGTAAGGGGCAAGCGAGCAATGTTGTGCTTATCAAGTAGGCCATGGCTTGGTTACATTCACCAAGGGCATTTCCTTTTAACGCCCCTTTCATATGAAACCCTTGAATATGCTGCCTCGTTTTCATCTGACCAGTgtgtggaaggtgttgttgctgtTGCTGGTGAGGCACTAAGGATTTTTACCATTGAGAGATTAGGAGAAACATTTAATGAAACTGTAATCCCATTAAGATACACGCCAAGGAAGTTTGTGCTACAACCAAAACGGAAACTTCTGGTGATGATTGAGAGTGATCAAGGAGCACTGACTGCAGAAGAACGTGAAGCTGCAAGGAAAGAATGCTTTGAAGCTGCTCAGGCAGGGGAAAATGGGACTGGAAGTGCAGACCAGATGGAGAATGGTGGCGAGGATGAGGATAAAGATGATCCACTATCTGATGAACACTATGGTTATCCAAAGGCTGAGACAGATAAGTGGGTTTCCTGCATCAGGGTTCTTGATCCAAGAACTGGAAACACAACTTGTCTTTTGGAGCTTCAGGATAATGAGGCTGCATTCAGCGTATGCACTGTAAATTTCCATGATAAGGAATACGGAACTCTTTTGGCTGTTGGCACAGCAAAAGGACTGCAGTTTTTTCCGAAAATGAGTTTGACTGCTGGAtttattcatatatataggtttgtAGAGGAAGGGAGATCTCTTGAACTTCTTCACAAGACTCAGGTTGAGGGTGTTCCTCTTGCTTTATGTCAGTTCCAAGGAAGATTACTTGCAGGAATAGGGCCTGTGCTCAGACTCTATGATTTGGGGAAAAAACGATTACTAAGAAAATGTGAGAATAAGTTATTCCCCAACTCAATCGTCTCTATTCATGCATACCGTGATAGAATTTACGTGGGTGACATCCAAGAG tCTTTCCATTACTGCAAGTATCGACGAGATGAAAATCAACTCTACATATTTGCCGATGATTGTGTTCCGAGATGGCTCACTGCATCATACCACATAGATTTTGATACCATGGCCGGGGCAGACAAGTTTGGAAATGTCTATTTTGTGCGGTTGCCACAGGATGTGTCAGATGAGATCGAAGAAGATCCTACTGGTGGGAGGATTAAATGGGAACAGGGAAAGCTGAATGGAGCTCCCAATAAGGTGGAGGAGATTGTACAATTTCATGTTGGTGATGTGGTCAGTTGTTTGCAAAAGGCATCTCTTATACCAGGTGGTGGAGAGTGCATTGTATACGGAACAGTTATGGGAAGTATTGGGGCACTCCATGCTTTTACTTCTCGTGACGATGTTGATTTCTTTTCTCATTTGGAGATGCATTTGAGGCAGGATCATCCGCCTTTGTGCGGAAGAGACCACATGGCTTATAGATCGGCCTATTTCCCTGTTAAG GATGTAATTGATGGGGATCTATGCGAACAATTCCCAACTTTGCCAATGGACTTGCAAAAGAAAATTGCTGAGGAATTGGACAGAACCCCTGGTGAGATAATGAAGAAACTAGAGGAAATACGAAACAAGATTATTTAA
- the LOC107616246 gene encoding heparanase-like protein 2, with the protein MGVNQCVKVTLFLSLLVLFCSSFSSSEDVKLKVKGVTNIATTDENFICATLDWWPSNKCDYNQCPWGKAGILNLDLNNTILSNAIKAFNPLRIRLGGSLQDQIIYQFGKQKHCPTMRKKENGLFGFSVGCLPKKRWDEVNHFLNKTGVKFTFGLNALVGKKNSKEDQLNWKGDWNPNNAISLMKYTVSKGYNIDSYELGNELCSEGVSARIDSVQYAKDITKLRHIVNSLYPNATTRPKVMGPAGFYGKEWFDSFLQHVGPGVIDGVTHHIYNLGAGVDRDLISKVQDPYFLSKIAQTFKDVSTAVKEFTPWAGAWVGESGGAYNSGGKDVSHTLWE; encoded by the exons ATGGGTGTGAATCAGTGTGTGAAAGTAACTCTCTTTTTAAGTCTCTTAGTATTATTttgctcttctttttcttcatcagaAGATGTGAAGCTTAAAGTGAAAGGGGTCACAAAcattgctacaactgatgagaaTTTCATATGTGCAACATTGGATTGGTGGCCATCTAATAAATGTGACTATAACCAATGTCCATGGGGAAAAGCTGGGATTCTCAACctg GATTTGAATAACACGATACTCTCAAATGCAATCAAAG CATTCAATCCTCTGAGGATTAGATTAGGAGGTTCACTACAAGATCAAATTATTTACCAATTTGGGAAGCAAAAGCACTGTCCAACTATGAGAAAGAAAGAGAACGGCTTGTTTGGATTCAGTGTTGGATGCCTTCCCAAGAAGAGATGGGATGAAGTGAATCACTTTTTGAACAAAACcgg TGTCAAATTTACATTTGGCTTAAACGCACTCGTTGGCAAGAAAAATTCCAAGGAAGACCAATTAAACTGGAAGGGAGATTGGAATCCAAACAATGCCATAAGCCTCATGAAGTACACTGTCTCAAAAGGATACAATATAGACTCATATGAATTAG GAAACGAGCTATGCTCTGAAGGAGTATCAGCAAGAATAGATAGTGTTCAATATGCAAAAGATATCACAAAACTAAGGCACATAGTTAACTCATTATACCCAAATGCCACAACAAGACCAAAGGTGATGGGTCCAGCTGGATTTTATGGTAAAGAATGGTTTGATAGCTTCTTGCAACATGTTGGACCTGGTGTCATTGATGGAGTTACACATCACATTTATAACCTTGGTGCTG GTGTTGATAGGGATCTTATTAGCAAGGTTCAAGACCCATATTTTTTGAGCAAAATTGCACAAACTTTCAAAGATGTTTCAACGGCCGTGAAGGAATTCACACCATGGGCTGGAGCATGGGTTGGAGAATCTGGTGGAGCTTATAATAGTGGAGGCAAAGATGTATCACATACTTTGTGggaataa
- the LOC107619040 gene encoding caffeoylshikimate esterase has translation MAGTSDEANIIYEEEYVLNSRGMKLFASRWLPANGNPKAIIFMCHGYAMECSITMNSTGRKLAKAGYGVYGVDYEGHGKSDGRQGLVLDFNSLINDCSHYFTTISEKKENKKKMRFLLGESMGGAVALLLHWKKPDYWDGAILVAPMCKIADDLRPNAMVVGVLSALSRVIPSWRLIPTQDIIDVAFKEPHVRQQIRANEYCYKGKPRLRTGYELLRVSTEIEQKLNEVSLPFLVLHGEEDQVTDKAVSKQLYEVASSTDKTIKLYPGMWHGLLYGEPPENLNIVFSDIIGWLDHKTQYGNTRIERELKQQHEDHLKP, from the exons ATG GCAGGCACTAGTGATGAAGCAAATATCATATATGAAGAG GAATATGTATTGAATTCTCGAGGAATGAAGCTTTTTGCAAGCAGATGGTTACCGGCGAATGGGAATCCAAAAGCGATCATCTTCATGTGCCATGGCTATGCCATGGAATGCAGCATCACTATGAAca GCACAGGAAGAAAGCTTGCAAAAGCAGGATATGGAGTGTATGGTGTGGATTATGAAGGGCATGGAAAATCAGATGGGCGTCAGGGTCTTGTTCTTGATTTCAATTCTCTCATCAATGACTGCTCCCATTATTTCACCACAATTTCTG aaaagaaagaaaacaaaaagaagatgAGGTTCTTGTTAGGGGAATCCATGGGAGGAGCTGTGGCCCTGCTTTTGCACTGGAAAAAGCCAGATTACTGGGATGGTGCCATTTTGGTTGCACCCATGTGCaag ATTGCAGATGATTTGAGACCAAACGCAATGGTGGTGGGTGTATTGAGTGCACTGAGCAGAGTGATTCCATCATGGAGACTAATCCCAACCCAAGATATCATTGATGTCGCCTTCAAGGAACCCCATGTTAGGCAACAG ATTAGAGCTAATGAATACTGCTACAAAGGGAAGCCTCGGCTGAGAACTGGCTACGAACTTCTAAGAGTTAGTACAGAAATAGAGCAAAAACTAAACGAG gtGTCACTACCATTTCTGGTGCTGCATGGTGAGGAGGACCAAGTAACGGACAAGGCAGTTAGCAAGCAACTGTATGAAGTGGCTTCGAGTACAGACAAGACAATAAAACTGTACCCTGGAATGTGGCACGGTCTCTTGTACGGAGAGCCACCGGAGAATTTGAACATTGTGTTTTCCGACATCATCGGTTGGTTAGACCACAAAACTCAATATGGCAACACAAGGATAGAGAGGGAGCTCAAACAACAACATGAGGATCATCTAAAACCTTAA
- the LOC107618659 gene encoding COBW domain-containing protein 1: MSCLSLRAEVAASSLLTVAYRNPKPLHPFPSTILCSRSKSKCCSQLLTHSSSSTSTSASTSRTFPLNFPLTTSRRRFTVSATTTAPPQSDSSDVSTKIPPDNRVPATIITGFLGSGKTTLLNHILTAEHGKRIAVIENEFGEVDIDGSLVAAQTAGAEDIMMLNNGCLCCTVRGDLVRMISELVARKKDKFDHIVIETTGLANPAPIIQTFYAEDKVFKDVKLDGVVTLVDAKHVHRHLDEVKADGVVNEAVEQIAYADRIIVNKTDLVGESEIASLVQRIKNINSLAHLKRTEFGKVDLDYVLGIGGFDLERIESAVNDEPAKEDHVHSHSHDHDHDHHEHHDHDHHHDDSHDHKHDHHAHSHSHDPGVSSVSIVCEGSLDLEKANIWLGTLLLERSDDIYRMKGLLSVQGMDERFVFQGVHDLFQGSPERLWRPDEPRVNKIVFIGKNLDAQELEKGFKACLL; this comes from the exons ATGAGTTGTTTGAGTTTGAGAGCGGAGGTCGCTGCTTCCAGCTTGTTAACCGTTGCTTATCGCAATCCTAAACCCCTCCATCCTTTTCCCTCTACAATTCTGTGCTCCAGGAGTAAGAGTAAATGTTGCTCCCAACTCCTCACCCACTCTTCTTCTTCCACTTCAACTTCTGCTTCAACTTCTAGAACCTTCCCTCTCAACTTCCCGTTAACAACCTCTCGCCGCCGATTTACCGTTTCCGCAACCACCACCGCTCCGCCTCAGAGCGATAGCTCCGATGTTTCCACCAAGATTCCTCCCGACAATCGCGTTCCCGCCACTATCATCACCGGCTTTCTCGGTTCCGGCAAG ACAACGCTGCTTAACCATATTTTGACTGCTGAGCATGGAAAGCGCATCGCGGTTATTGAGAACGAG TTTGGTGAAGTTGACATCGACGGTTCTTTAGTTGCGGCGCAAACTGCCGGAGCTGAAGATATTATGATGTTGAACAATGGTTGCCTTTGCTGCACAGTCAGGGGTGATCTTGTTAGAATGATTTCTGAATTAGTTGCTAGGAAGAAAGACAAATTTGACCATATTGTTATCGAGACTACGG GATTGGCAAATCCAGCACCAATTATTCAGACATTTTATGCCGAGGATAAGGTTTTCAAAGATGTCAAGTTAGATGGTGTTGTCACTTTGGTCGATGCAAAACATGTTCATCGTCATCTTGATGAGGTCAAGGCAGACGGTGTTGTCAATGAGGCAGTGGAACAGATTGCCTACGCAGATCGTATAATTGTAAATAAG ACTGACCTTGTCGGTGAATCTGAGATCGCTTCTTTGGTTCAGCGCATAAAG AATATAAACAGCTTGGCTCATTTAAAGCGGACTGAGTTTGGGAAAGTTGACTTGGATTATGTTCTGGGCATTGGTGGCTTTGATTTGGAGAG GATTGAGAGTGCTGTCAATGACGAGCCTGCAAAGGAAGATCATGTGCATAGCCACAGCCACGACCATGATCATGATCACCATGAGCACCATGACCATGATCATCACCATGATGATTCTCATGATCACAAGCATG ATCACCATGCTCATAGTCACAGTCATGATCCTGGTGTCTCGTCTGTTAGCATAGTTTGTGAAGGAAGCTTAGACCTTGAGAAG GCTAACATATGGCTCGGCACACTCTTGCTGGAACGTAGTGATGATATTTATAGAATGAAAGGTCTTCTTTCCGTACAAGGAATGGACGAAAGATTTGTTTTTCAG GGAGTTCATGACTTATTTCAAGGTTCACCTGAAAGGTTGTGGAGACCAGATGAACCAAGGGTAAACAAAATTGTTTTTATTGGGAAAAACTTGGATGCTCAGGAATTGGAAAAGGGATTCAAAGCCTGTTTGCTGTGA